A single window of Nocardia sp. NBC_01327 DNA harbors:
- a CDS encoding TetR/AcrR family transcriptional regulator: MTQLGPGRPRLEPRRRQGQTPRAEILDAAAELFTNNGYGSTSTRGIADAVGIRQASLYHHFASKDDILDALLAGTITAPLELAERLAAAPESAAVRLYALARFDVGQLCAARWNLGALYLLPELRSERFAAFRARRDELRGHYETLAVAVIAEAGATAVPGAELLPFRLVESVINIRSDEGTPPEYAEQLIPDAVLPLLGWKGDLVETRAAAAHLM; this comes from the coding sequence GTGACCCAACTCGGACCCGGACGTCCCCGCCTCGAACCCCGCCGCCGGCAGGGGCAGACGCCGCGCGCCGAGATCCTCGACGCCGCCGCCGAACTCTTCACCAACAATGGGTACGGCAGCACCTCGACCCGTGGGATCGCGGACGCCGTCGGCATTCGGCAGGCCTCGCTGTACCACCACTTCGCGTCCAAGGACGACATCCTGGACGCGCTGCTCGCGGGAACCATCACCGCGCCACTGGAATTGGCGGAGCGATTGGCCGCGGCGCCGGAATCGGCGGCCGTACGGCTCTACGCGCTGGCGCGATTCGACGTGGGCCAGCTCTGTGCGGCGCGCTGGAATCTGGGCGCGCTCTACCTGCTACCGGAGCTGCGCAGTGAGCGCTTCGCGGCCTTCCGCGCCCGGCGCGACGAATTGCGCGGGCACTACGAAACCCTCGCCGTCGCAGTCATTGCCGAAGCGGGTGCGACGGCGGTGCCCGGTGCGGAACTGCTGCCGTTCCGGCTGGTCGAATCCGTCATCAATATCCGCTCGGACGAGGGCACGCCGCCGGAGTACGCCGAACAGCTCATCCCCGACGCCGTGCTGCCGCTGCTCGGCTGGAAGGGTGATCTCGTCGAAACACGTGCCGCCGCAGCCCATTTGATGTGA
- a CDS encoding amino acid permease encodes MVASADSIVPSHPPNSAPSTANADSADLAAFGYEPVLHRKLGRYASFAAGFSFVSILTTIFQFFGFGYSFGGPAFFWTWPIVFAGQFLVALNFAELAARYPISGCIYQWSRRLAGEVVGWFAGWMMIIAQIVTAAAAAIALQVVLPTIWSGFQMVGTDSALTSHDGAVNAVLLGSILLALTTLINVVGIDWMSRINSLGVTIEIVGVIAVIAVFFTHTDRGPGVVLHTDQAASGSYWAAFLVSGLMAAYVMVGFDSAGELSEETKNPRQVAPRTILTALAVSALGGGLILLGALMAAPSLSDGSLSSGGLAYVIEAKLDSPAGKVVLACVACAITVCTLAIQTAGSRLMFSMARDGRLPFSERLAAVHPRFGTPALPAVVIGVLGIGLLVLNLGNAAIFATLASVCIVTLYLAYLLVTVPLLVRRIKGWPAEDRTTESGAPLFGLGRYGIPINALAVIWGIAMAVNLAWPRPEVYTPTGGSWWMLWAAPLFVLVTIGAGVVVHRFVTPATPRESTGPLAQPA; translated from the coding sequence ATGGTTGCCTCCGCCGATTCCATCGTCCCCAGCCACCCGCCGAACAGCGCCCCGAGCACTGCCAATGCCGACAGTGCCGACCTCGCCGCCTTCGGCTACGAGCCGGTCCTGCATCGCAAGCTCGGCCGGTACGCGTCCTTCGCCGCGGGTTTCTCCTTCGTATCGATCCTCACCACGATCTTCCAGTTCTTCGGCTTCGGCTACTCGTTCGGCGGTCCGGCCTTCTTCTGGACCTGGCCGATCGTGTTCGCCGGTCAGTTCCTGGTGGCGCTGAACTTCGCGGAACTGGCTGCCCGCTACCCGATTTCGGGCTGCATCTACCAGTGGTCGCGACGCCTGGCCGGTGAGGTGGTCGGCTGGTTCGCGGGCTGGATGATGATCATCGCGCAGATCGTCACCGCCGCCGCGGCCGCCATCGCACTGCAGGTGGTACTGCCCACGATCTGGAGCGGCTTCCAGATGGTAGGCACCGACAGCGCGCTGACCTCGCACGACGGCGCGGTCAATGCCGTCCTGCTGGGCAGCATCCTGCTGGCGCTCACCACGCTGATCAATGTGGTCGGCATCGACTGGATGTCGCGCATCAACTCCCTCGGCGTCACCATCGAGATCGTCGGAGTCATCGCGGTGATCGCGGTCTTCTTCACCCATACCGATCGCGGGCCCGGCGTCGTCCTGCACACCGATCAGGCCGCGAGCGGCTCGTACTGGGCCGCCTTCCTGGTGTCCGGACTCATGGCCGCCTACGTCATGGTCGGATTCGATTCCGCCGGTGAACTTTCCGAGGAGACCAAGAATCCGCGGCAGGTGGCGCCGCGCACCATTCTGACCGCGCTGGCGGTCTCGGCCCTGGGCGGCGGACTGATTCTGCTGGGCGCGCTCATGGCCGCGCCGAGCCTGTCGGACGGCTCACTGAGCAGCGGCGGCCTCGCCTATGTGATCGAAGCCAAGCTGGACAGCCCGGCCGGAAAGGTCGTGCTTGCTTGCGTGGCGTGCGCTATCACGGTGTGCACCTTGGCAATTCAGACCGCCGGCTCGCGCCTCATGTTCTCCATGGCCCGCGACGGCCGGCTGCCCTTCTCCGAGCGCCTCGCCGCGGTGCACCCCCGCTTCGGCACTCCGGCACTGCCCGCCGTGGTGATCGGCGTGCTCGGCATCGGCCTGCTGGTGCTGAACCTCGGCAATGCCGCCATCTTCGCGACCCTGGCCAGCGTCTGCATCGTGACGCTCTACCTCGCCTACCTGCTGGTGACGGTGCCGCTGCTGGTGCGCCGCATCAAGGGCTGGCCCGCCGAGGACCGCACCACCGAATCCGGCGCCCCGCTGTTCGGCCTGGGCCGCTACGGAATTCCGATCAATGCCCTCGCGGTCATCTGGGGCATCGCGATGGCGGTGAACCTGGCCTGGCCCCGCCCGGAGGTATACACCCCGACCGGCGGTAGCTGGTGGATGCTTTGGGCCGCACCGCTTTTCGTCCTCGTGACCATCGGCGCGGGTGTGGTCGTACACCGCTTCGTCACCCCCGCGACGCCGAGGGAGAGCACCGGACCGCTGGCCCAACCCGCCTGA
- a CDS encoding DUF1989 domain-containing protein: protein MTNTADTSSARAHARSQAAGAAISGPELPEGVDSAKITFAQRIPAGGYANIVLARGTRVRLSDPMGAACAHLLLLRAESPWERLNVADTVKVPWQAYLGAGHPLLSDQGRVLATIAADSSGHHDTLCGASAHARDRLRMAGVKQGLEPRDIGPTVSFFRGVRVDSDGGLVSTGSAGPGGAVELLIHLPVTVLVANAEHPLDPSPTADLDLVAWSAPEELAQQLGTDPEYLRAVQNTELDWHARTLEALA, encoded by the coding sequence ATGACGAACACCGCGGATACCTCGAGCGCGCGGGCGCACGCACGATCACAGGCGGCGGGGGCGGCCATCAGCGGACCCGAGCTGCCGGAAGGCGTGGATTCGGCGAAAATCACCTTCGCACAGCGGATTCCCGCCGGTGGGTATGCCAATATCGTGCTCGCTCGCGGCACCCGGGTGCGCCTGTCCGATCCGATGGGTGCGGCGTGTGCGCATCTGCTGCTGCTGCGCGCCGAATCACCCTGGGAGCGACTGAATGTCGCCGATACCGTGAAGGTGCCGTGGCAGGCGTACCTGGGCGCCGGGCATCCGCTGCTGTCGGATCAGGGCCGCGTGCTCGCCACCATCGCCGCCGATTCCTCCGGACATCACGACACCCTCTGCGGAGCCTCGGCACACGCGCGGGATCGGCTGCGGATGGCGGGAGTCAAACAGGGCCTGGAGCCTCGCGATATCGGGCCGACCGTGTCCTTCTTCCGCGGCGTGCGAGTGGATTCGGACGGCGGGCTCGTCTCCACCGGCAGCGCCGGACCGGGCGGGGCGGTCGAGCTGCTCATCCATCTCCCGGTCACGGTGCTGGTCGCCAATGCCGAACATCCCCTCGACCCCAGTCCCACAGCGGATCTCGATCTGGTGGCGTGGTCCGCCCCCGAAGAGCTGGCGCAGCAGCTCGGCACCGACCCGGAATACCTGCGCGCGGTGCAGAACACCGAACTGGATTGGCACGCCCGCACTCTGGAGGCCCTCGCATGA